Proteins found in one Actinokineospora alba genomic segment:
- a CDS encoding carboxylesterase/lipase family protein, translated as MRRARLNAVLAAAVVAVGLAGVQPAVAAGPAGPVVATEAGPLRGAAAATTDQYLGVPFAAPPVGELRWQPPRPVARWTGVREATQLSARCVQKTTAVTSEDCLYLNVHTPKGAARGGRFPVMVWFHGGSLVSGMGGSYDPTAMVERGTVVVTVNYRLGALGFLAHPALAAADGSAGNYGLMDQQAALRWVQRNIGQFGGRADEVTIFGESAGGLSVLAHLAAPGSAGLFAGAISQSGAFNLKLQSLADAKTEGSALGAAAGCPDQTAQCLRSLPASALVAKQKTIVFLQTDGAVLPRSLDEAFRSGRFNQVPVVNGTTHDESTWFVAAWYELVGRQVTAENFVAGIQVMTGVSAETAGQAAQRYPLADYPSPAAALSAVATDASFACPALKLDGWLSPHVPTYAYEFDDRNAPQIFLPKVSFAYGAYHASELQYLFKLTNAVFPTALSAEQEALAMMMRRHWTDFAKSGRPAAEWPTFSAADQRMITYVPSATSVRGGFSADHRCDFWNGLG; from the coding sequence ATGAGGCGCGCACGTCTGAACGCGGTGCTCGCGGCCGCCGTGGTGGCCGTGGGTCTGGCCGGTGTCCAACCCGCCGTCGCGGCGGGGCCCGCGGGTCCGGTCGTCGCCACCGAGGCGGGTCCGCTGCGCGGCGCCGCGGCGGCGACGACCGACCAGTACCTCGGCGTCCCCTTCGCCGCGCCACCGGTCGGGGAGCTGCGCTGGCAGCCGCCGCGGCCGGTGGCCCGGTGGACCGGCGTGCGCGAGGCGACCCAGCTCTCGGCTCGCTGCGTCCAGAAGACGACAGCGGTCACCTCGGAGGACTGCCTGTACCTCAACGTCCACACCCCGAAGGGCGCCGCGCGCGGCGGGCGTTTCCCGGTGATGGTCTGGTTCCACGGCGGCTCCCTGGTGTCCGGGATGGGCGGCAGCTACGACCCGACCGCGATGGTCGAACGCGGGACGGTCGTCGTCACCGTCAACTACCGCCTCGGCGCCCTGGGCTTCCTGGCCCACCCCGCGCTGGCCGCCGCGGACGGCTCGGCGGGCAACTACGGCCTGATGGACCAGCAGGCCGCGCTGCGCTGGGTCCAGCGCAACATCGGCCAGTTCGGCGGCCGGGCCGACGAGGTCACCATCTTCGGCGAGTCGGCCGGTGGGCTCAGCGTCCTGGCGCACCTGGCCGCGCCCGGCTCGGCGGGGCTGTTCGCCGGGGCGATCAGCCAGAGCGGCGCGTTCAACCTGAAGCTCCAGTCGCTGGCCGACGCCAAGACCGAGGGCAGTGCGCTCGGTGCCGCCGCGGGCTGCCCCGACCAGACCGCCCAGTGCCTGCGGTCGCTGCCCGCCTCGGCCCTGGTGGCGAAGCAGAAGACGATCGTGTTCCTGCAGACCGACGGCGCCGTCCTGCCCAGGTCGTTGGATGAGGCGTTCCGCAGTGGGAGGTTCAACCAGGTCCCGGTGGTCAACGGAACCACGCACGACGAGTCGACCTGGTTCGTGGCGGCCTGGTATGAGCTCGTGGGACGGCAGGTGACCGCGGAGAACTTCGTGGCGGGTATCCAGGTGATGACGGGCGTCTCGGCGGAGACCGCGGGCCAGGCGGCGCAGCGGTATCCGCTTGCCGACTACCCGAGTCCCGCGGCCGCGTTGTCGGCGGTGGCGACGGACGCGAGCTTCGCCTGTCCCGCCCTCAAACTGGACGGGTGGCTGTCGCCGCACGTGCCGACGTATGCCTACGAGTTCGACGATCGAAACGCGCCTCAGATATTCCTGCCCAAGGTGTCCTTCGCTTACGGGGCCTACCATGCGTCGGAGCTGCAGTACCTTTTCAAGCTCACCAACGCGGTGTTCCCCACGGCGTTGTCGGCCGAGCAAGAGGCGCTGGCGATGATGATGCGTCGGCACTGGACGGACTTCGCGAAATCCGGTAGGCCCGCAGCCGAGTGGCCCACGTTCTCCGCGGCGGACCAACGCATGATCACCTACGTTCCCTCCGCGACGAGTGTCCGCGGCGGGTTCTCCGCCGACCACCGGTGCGACTTCTGGAACGGGCTGGGATAG
- a CDS encoding helix-turn-helix domain-containing protein: MTVIHEDAVFGSALRSEVPDVAAEVTIRIRREFPALSSARYLDSLVESLVGHFFDLPADPAIVSDEVLGQARAAGVEEAMTGRGPQALQAAVRLGAGVAIARMTEHAERLGVYTAISAVGRMVQVAFAYTERVAEAVSAGHDSAGARTGVDSERHRRKLLELLLRPLPGQSEIKEAARDAGWAMPRSVAAVALRSHGPGTAGPTLPPDTLLGLHLDEPCLIMPDPDGPGRRHQLGRSLRGWSAAIGPTVGLAEAARSLRWAGHAMDLLRSGRIGADRPVRATDHLPHLMTSWGADLVDLMAADRLAPLDSVRAPLRHELEATLLALLECHFRASVAAARLHVHPQTVRYRLRKLEALFGDALYEPRDQLDLHLLLHSRLTGRPQAKPA, translated from the coding sequence GTGACGGTCATTCACGAGGACGCCGTGTTCGGCAGCGCGCTCCGTTCCGAGGTGCCGGACGTGGCGGCCGAGGTCACCATCAGGATCCGCCGGGAGTTCCCGGCGCTCAGCTCGGCGCGCTACCTCGACTCGCTCGTCGAGAGCCTGGTCGGGCACTTCTTCGACCTGCCCGCCGATCCCGCGATCGTCTCCGACGAGGTCCTGGGGCAGGCCAGGGCGGCGGGCGTCGAGGAGGCGATGACCGGCCGCGGGCCGCAAGCCCTGCAGGCCGCGGTGCGACTCGGCGCGGGCGTGGCGATCGCGCGGATGACCGAGCATGCCGAGCGGCTGGGCGTGTACACCGCGATCAGCGCGGTCGGCCGGATGGTCCAGGTGGCGTTCGCCTACACCGAACGGGTCGCCGAGGCCGTCAGCGCGGGCCACGACAGCGCCGGGGCCCGCACGGGTGTCGACTCCGAGCGGCATCGGCGCAAGCTGCTCGAGTTGCTGCTGCGCCCGTTGCCCGGGCAGTCCGAGATCAAGGAGGCGGCGCGCGACGCGGGCTGGGCGATGCCGCGCAGCGTCGCGGCGGTGGCCCTGCGGTCGCACGGCCCGGGCACGGCGGGGCCCACGCTCCCGCCCGACACGCTGCTCGGTCTGCACCTCGACGAGCCGTGCCTGATCATGCCCGACCCCGACGGCCCGGGTCGCCGCCACCAGCTGGGACGGAGCCTGCGCGGGTGGTCGGCGGCCATCGGCCCGACGGTCGGCCTGGCCGAGGCCGCGCGGTCGCTCCGGTGGGCGGGTCACGCCATGGACCTGCTCCGCAGCGGCCGGATAGGCGCCGACCGGCCGGTCCGGGCCACCGACCACCTCCCGCACCTGATGACGTCGTGGGGCGCGGACCTGGTGGACCTCATGGCCGCCGACCGGCTCGCCCCGCTGGACTCCGTGCGCGCGCCCCTGCGGCACGAGCTCGAGGCGACCCTGCTCGCGCTGCTGGAGTGCCACTTCCGGGCGAGCGTGGCCGCGGCGCGGCTGCACGTGCACCCCCAGACCGTGCGCTACCGCCTCCGCAAGCTCGAAGCCCTGTTCGGCGACGCCCTTTACGAACCACGCGACCAACTCGACCTGCACCTGCTGCTCCACTCCCGCCTGACCGGACGGCCGCAGGCGAAACCCGCGTGA
- a CDS encoding response regulator transcription factor, producing the protein MADTLATESMRGVVSIGEGTGTAYPRSGRRSARPGDRRLRSASSAQGQYRGRAGEKEFARAYAAGRAMTKQAAAFALSETSPDTDAKPELLTRRQWEIAALVAEGLSNRHIAEKLVISERTADTHVQNILNKLRLHNRAHIAAWFTERR; encoded by the coding sequence GTGGCCGACACCCTCGCCACCGAATCGATGCGCGGTGTGGTGAGCATCGGCGAGGGCACCGGCACCGCGTACCCACGGTCTGGCAGGCGATCGGCTCGCCCCGGAGATCGCCGTCTCCGGTCCGCATCGAGCGCACAAGGCCAGTACCGTGGCCGCGCTGGTGAGAAGGAATTCGCCCGCGCCTATGCCGCGGGCCGCGCCATGACGAAGCAGGCCGCGGCCTTCGCCCTCAGCGAGACCTCGCCGGACACCGACGCGAAGCCGGAACTGTTGACCAGACGGCAATGGGAGATCGCGGCACTGGTGGCCGAGGGTCTGTCCAATCGGCACATCGCGGAGAAACTGGTGATCTCCGAGCGAACAGCCGACACCCATGTCCAGAACATCCTGAACAAGCTGCGGCTGCACAATCGTGCCCACATCGCCGCCTGGTTCACCGAACGCCGGTGA
- a CDS encoding ABC transporter substrate-binding protein: MRNNTIRLVGITAAALLAATACGGREDSAGTTAQGDCGGQQTTGITDTSIKLGGIYPLSGPASAYGEIPKAVKAYFDYVNAEKGGINGRKIEYVVRDDGYQPPKSVEEARRLTEQENVFALFQTLGTATSSAVMEYANQRKIPQVFVASGATKWGADPAKYPWTIGWQPSYQAEGRVYGQYLIKEKPSAKVAVLYQNDDFGKDLRDGFAKGIEGSGVKIVAEQSYEVTDPSVDPQLRNLAGSGADVLLNITTPKFASQALAADAKNTEWNPLHIVNNVSSSMTVLKPVGFDKVQNIVSSAFLKDPSDPQWAADPEMKLYEEKLKKYAPGLDTKTAFYSLGWASASGIEQAIARMKCPTREGLMEAARSLTDVRSELLLPGITMSTTPQDGYPIETLQLVRFQGERWTLFGEAIDTRKESR, encoded by the coding sequence ATGCGCAACAACACGATTCGACTGGTCGGGATCACCGCGGCCGCCCTGCTCGCGGCCACCGCGTGCGGCGGGCGCGAGGACTCGGCGGGCACCACGGCCCAGGGTGACTGCGGCGGCCAGCAGACGACCGGCATCACCGATACCAGCATCAAGCTGGGGGGCATCTACCCGCTGTCGGGACCGGCGTCGGCCTACGGCGAGATCCCCAAGGCCGTCAAGGCGTACTTCGACTACGTCAACGCCGAGAAGGGCGGCATCAACGGCCGCAAGATCGAGTACGTCGTCCGGGACGACGGCTACCAGCCGCCGAAATCGGTGGAGGAGGCCCGCAGACTGACCGAGCAGGAGAACGTCTTCGCCCTGTTCCAGACCCTCGGCACGGCCACGTCGTCGGCGGTGATGGAGTACGCGAACCAGCGCAAGATCCCGCAGGTGTTCGTCGCCAGCGGCGCGACCAAATGGGGAGCCGACCCGGCGAAGTACCCGTGGACGATCGGCTGGCAGCCCAGCTACCAGGCGGAAGGGCGGGTCTACGGCCAATACCTCATCAAGGAGAAGCCCAGCGCGAAGGTCGCGGTCCTCTACCAGAACGACGACTTCGGCAAGGATCTGCGCGACGGCTTCGCCAAGGGCATCGAAGGCAGCGGTGTCAAGATCGTCGCCGAGCAGAGCTATGAGGTGACCGACCCGAGCGTCGACCCGCAGCTGCGCAACCTCGCGGGATCCGGCGCCGATGTCCTGCTGAACATCACCACCCCGAAGTTCGCCTCGCAGGCGCTCGCCGCCGACGCCAAGAACACCGAGTGGAACCCGCTGCACATCGTCAACAACGTGTCGTCCTCGATGACCGTGCTCAAGCCCGTCGGCTTCGACAAGGTGCAGAACATCGTCTCCTCTGCGTTCCTCAAGGACCCGTCGGACCCGCAGTGGGCCGCCGACCCGGAGATGAAGCTCTATGAGGAGAAGCTGAAGAAGTACGCCCCCGGCCTCGACACCAAGACCGCCTTCTACAGCCTCGGCTGGGCCTCGGCCAGCGGGATCGAGCAGGCCATCGCCAGGATGAAGTGCCCGACCCGTGAGGGGCTCATGGAGGCGGCCCGCAGCCTCACCGACGTCCGCTCGGAACTGCTGCTGCCGGGCATCACGATGAGCACCACCCCACAGGACGGCTACCCGATCGAGACCCTGCAACTCGTGCGGTTCCAGGGCGAGCGCTGGACGTTGTTCGGTGAGGCGATCGACACCCGGAAGGAATCCCGATGA